From Channa argus isolate prfri chromosome 21, Channa argus male v1.0, whole genome shotgun sequence, one genomic window encodes:
- the yaf2 gene encoding YY1-associated factor 2 isoform X2 has product MGDKRSPTRKPRPVSQLVSQQQVTQQFVSPSQPKKEKKERVEREKSDREPALKKNSNKKMRPRLKNIDRSSAQHLEVTVGDLTVIITDFKEKAKPSSTSATSSSAALSADHLSQNGSSSENTEKGLSRSSSPRGEGSSVNGETH; this is encoded by the exons ATGGGCGACAAGAGGAGTCCCACAAG GAAGCCTCGTCCCGTCTCCCAGCTCGTGTCACAGCAGCAGGTAACGCAGCAGTTCGTGTCGCCCTCACAGCccaaaaaggagaagaaagagagggtagagagagagaagagcgACAGAGAGCCAGCACTCAAGAAAAACAGTAACAAGAAGATGAG GCCGCGATTAAAAAACATTGACAGGAGCAGCGCCCAGCACCTGGAGGTGACGGTTGGCGACCTGACAGTGATCATAACAGACTTTAAGGAGAAGGCAAAACCCTCGTCCACCTCGGCCACATCCTCTAGTGCTGCGCTGTCGGCCGACCACCTCAGCCAGAACGGCTCCAGCTCAGAAAATACAGAGAAGGGGCTTTCCCGTTCTTCCTCACCCCGAGGAGAGGGCAGCTCGGTCAATGGAGAGACCCACTGA
- the yaf2 gene encoding YY1-associated factor 2 isoform X1, whose product MGDKRSPTRPKRQPKPSSDEGFWDCSVCTYKNTAEAFKCMMCDVRKGTSTRKPRPVSQLVSQQQVTQQFVSPSQPKKEKKERVEREKSDREPALKKNSNKKMRPRLKNIDRSSAQHLEVTVGDLTVIITDFKEKAKPSSTSATSSSAALSADHLSQNGSSSENTEKGLSRSSSPRGEGSSVNGETH is encoded by the exons ATGGGCGACAAGAGGAGTCCCACAAG gcCGAAGCGTCAACCAAAGCCCTCCTCCGACGAGGGGTTTTGGGACTGCAGCGTGTGCACGTACAAGAACACGGCAGAGGCTTTTAAGTGCATGATGTGTGATGTCAGGAAGGGGACATCAACAAG GAAGCCTCGTCCCGTCTCCCAGCTCGTGTCACAGCAGCAGGTAACGCAGCAGTTCGTGTCGCCCTCACAGCccaaaaaggagaagaaagagagggtagagagagagaagagcgACAGAGAGCCAGCACTCAAGAAAAACAGTAACAAGAAGATGAG GCCGCGATTAAAAAACATTGACAGGAGCAGCGCCCAGCACCTGGAGGTGACGGTTGGCGACCTGACAGTGATCATAACAGACTTTAAGGAGAAGGCAAAACCCTCGTCCACCTCGGCCACATCCTCTAGTGCTGCGCTGTCGGCCGACCACCTCAGCCAGAACGGCTCCAGCTCAGAAAATACAGAGAAGGGGCTTTCCCGTTCTTCCTCACCCCGAGGAGAGGGCAGCTCGGTCAATGGAGAGACCCACTGA